A region from the Halobellus litoreus genome encodes:
- the serS gene encoding serine--tRNA ligase, which translates to MIGRQFLRENPETVRAALEQKGVEDVDLDRVLAVDEEWRELKQRGDDLRHERNQISSEIGDLKAEGDDEAAEEAIERSQELKAELEDVEGRADELEAELEAALLEIPQIPDDDVPIGEDESENVERRREGFDDLRTLPEEVVPHYDLGEDLEILDFQRGAKVTGGGFYFTKGDGARLEHALIQFMMDIHREQGYMDVFPPIPVNSRSMVGTGQFPKFTEDAYRIGGANEEPWDDDDLWLCPTAEVPVTNMYRDEILLDDDLPLKLQAYTPNFRREAGEHGTETRGIVRVHQFNKVEMVNFVRPDESEARFEGLVDEAEEVLRRLELPYRILEMCTGDLGFTQRKKYDLEVWAPGDEMEEGPEEGGRWLEVSSVSNFGAFQARRAGLRFRPERHESADYLHTLNGSGLAIPRVMVAILEYYQNDDGTVTVPEALRPYMGGTEVIEGHDPVGESAVGAGKRD; encoded by the coding sequence ATGATCGGGAGACAGTTCCTCCGCGAGAACCCGGAGACGGTTCGCGCGGCGCTGGAACAGAAGGGCGTCGAGGACGTCGATCTCGACCGCGTCCTCGCCGTCGACGAGGAGTGGCGAGAGCTCAAACAGCGCGGCGACGACCTGCGGCACGAGCGCAACCAGATCTCCTCGGAGATCGGCGATCTGAAGGCAGAGGGCGACGATGAGGCCGCCGAAGAGGCGATCGAGCGCTCCCAGGAACTCAAAGCCGAACTCGAAGACGTCGAGGGCCGGGCCGACGAACTCGAGGCCGAACTGGAGGCGGCGCTCCTGGAGATTCCGCAGATCCCCGACGACGACGTGCCGATCGGCGAGGACGAATCGGAGAACGTCGAGCGACGCCGCGAGGGCTTCGACGACCTCCGGACGCTTCCCGAGGAGGTCGTCCCGCACTACGACCTGGGCGAGGACCTCGAAATCCTCGACTTCCAGCGCGGCGCGAAGGTGACCGGCGGCGGCTTCTACTTCACGAAGGGCGACGGCGCGCGTCTCGAACACGCCCTGATCCAGTTTATGATGGACATCCACCGCGAACAGGGCTATATGGACGTCTTTCCGCCGATCCCGGTCAACTCCCGATCGATGGTCGGTACCGGCCAGTTCCCGAAGTTCACCGAGGACGCCTACCGCATCGGCGGCGCGAACGAGGAGCCCTGGGACGACGACGACCTGTGGCTCTGCCCGACCGCGGAGGTGCCGGTGACGAACATGTACCGCGACGAGATCCTGCTCGACGACGACCTCCCGCTGAAACTGCAGGCGTACACGCCGAACTTCCGCCGAGAGGCCGGCGAACACGGCACCGAGACCCGCGGCATCGTCCGCGTCCACCAGTTCAACAAGGTCGAGATGGTGAACTTCGTGCGTCCCGACGAGAGCGAAGCCCGGTTCGAGGGCCTCGTCGACGAGGCCGAGGAGGTGCTCCGCCGGCTCGAACTCCCCTACCGGATCCTGGAGATGTGCACCGGCGACCTCGGGTTCACCCAGCGCAAGAAGTACGACCTCGAGGTGTGGGCGCCCGGTGACGAGATGGAGGAGGGGCCCGAGGAGGGGGGCCGCTGGCTCGAAGTCTCCTCGGTCTCGAACTTCGGCGCGTTCCAGGCGCGACGCGCGGGTCTCCGTTTCCGCCCCGAGCGTCACGAGTCCGCGGACTACCTCCACACCCTGAACGGCTCCGGCCTCGCCATCCCGCGCGTGATGGTCGCCATCCTAGAGTACTACCAGAACGACGACGGCACGGTGACGGTGCCGGAGGCGCTCCGACCGTATATGGGCGGAACCGAGGTCATCGAGGGCCACGACCCGGTCGGCGAGTCCGCCGTCGGGGCCGGGAAGCGAGACTGA
- a CDS encoding undecaprenyl diphosphate synthase family protein, with the protein MGLYDRYLALRHRLHDADPPAHVAVVITERDLLEQGAYETLSEFLGWAFEYGAERVTVSVSVLDEAVVPTLSRELRNVDSPRPVAVREPGDTERADAPVRVNIGLGGKREFAAAVRRIAESVESGALSPDDVDADEIEERLVFDDEPDLLIKTGAERLSDFLIWQSVYSELYFTDVNWRDFRRRDYLRAVLDYQNRQRRFGR; encoded by the coding sequence GTGGGACTGTACGACCGCTATCTCGCCCTCCGCCACCGCCTCCACGACGCCGACCCGCCCGCGCACGTCGCGGTCGTGATCACCGAGCGGGACCTGCTCGAACAGGGGGCCTACGAGACGCTCTCGGAGTTCCTCGGGTGGGCCTTCGAGTACGGCGCGGAGCGCGTCACCGTCTCCGTGAGCGTGCTCGACGAGGCCGTGGTTCCGACGCTCTCGCGGGAGCTTCGAAACGTGGACTCGCCCCGCCCCGTGGCCGTCCGCGAACCGGGCGACACCGAGCGGGCCGACGCGCCCGTCCGGGTGAACATCGGCCTCGGCGGGAAGCGCGAGTTCGCCGCGGCGGTCCGACGGATCGCGGAGTCCGTCGAGTCGGGGGCGCTCTCGCCCGACGACGTCGACGCCGACGAGATCGAAGAGCGGCTCGTCTTCGACGACGAACCCGACCTGCTGATCAAGACCGGAGCCGAGCGGCTGTCGGACTTCCTCATCTGGCAGTCGGTCTACTCGGAACTGTACTTCACCGACGTGAACTGGCGGGACTTCCGGCGGCGGGATTACCTCCGGGCCGTTCTGGACTACCAGAACCGACAGCGGCGGTTCGGTCGGTGA
- a CDS encoding potassium channel family protein, translated as MSASSPGPIRAVVQRPLLRRLLRPVAAFGIVVVLGVSGFTSLGGVGVVDALFWLLDPTSIELHFRAHGGPETLTKGYAVVVLSGLVVTGLWIGETVFSAAFGGQIQTELKQMGVERTIDELEGHIIICGYGTFGKTVARRLRDEDRDVVVIEREDAEFQRAIDDDLLAIQGDARREEVLTEAGVKRASTVVGAIDDSNANVQIAMGASQIAPTVRLVVRVGDEMYEALARRAGADEVIIPEVASAEQVTSTL; from the coding sequence ATGAGCGCGTCTTCTCCCGGACCGATCCGGGCGGTCGTCCAGCGACCGCTGCTGCGCCGCCTGCTTCGTCCGGTGGCGGCCTTCGGAATCGTCGTCGTACTCGGCGTTTCGGGGTTCACGTCGCTGGGCGGCGTCGGCGTCGTGGACGCGCTCTTCTGGCTCCTGGACCCGACGAGCATCGAGTTGCACTTCCGGGCGCACGGGGGGCCGGAGACGCTCACGAAAGGCTACGCGGTCGTCGTGCTGTCGGGGCTCGTCGTCACCGGCCTCTGGATCGGCGAGACGGTGTTTTCGGCGGCGTTCGGCGGACAGATTCAAACGGAGTTGAAACAGATGGGAGTCGAGCGAACGATCGACGAGTTGGAGGGGCACATCATCATCTGCGGCTACGGGACGTTCGGGAAGACGGTCGCCCGGCGGCTTCGAGACGAGGACCGCGACGTCGTGGTGATCGAGCGGGAGGACGCGGAGTTCCAGCGCGCGATCGACGACGACCTCCTCGCGATTCAGGGCGACGCCCGGCGCGAGGAGGTGTTGACCGAGGCCGGCGTCAAGCGGGCCTCGACCGTCGTGGGCGCGATCGACGACTCGAACGCGAACGTCCAGATCGCGATGGGCGCGAGCCAGATCGCGCCGACCGTCCGACTCGTCGTCCGCGTCGGCGACGAGATGTACGAGGCGCTCGCGCGGCGCGCCGGCGCGGACGAGGTAATCATTCCCGAGGTCGCGAGCGCCGAACAGGTGACGTCGACGCTGTGA
- the uppS gene encoding polyprenyl diphosphate synthase produces MPQWLRRRFADAYERMLRRQLEVAPTHVAIIQDGNRRYAREHGDDAPDGHREGAKTTERVLEWCEDLGIEELTLYAFSTENFDRPDEELAPLFDLLESKLYEFADADRVHENGVRIGAIGDVERLPQRVRDAVAYAESETAEYDSLRLNIALAYGGRSELLGAARAVAREVADGELSPEDVDADAVEDRLAEHTTRDVDLIIRTGGDERTSNFLPWHANGNEAAVYFCAPYWPEFSKVDFLRGLRTYEAREQSWRQSRTERAVGILRAVAETELADAKTVAGRLRTQLPTAGAREVSAELERQRGAEAGERID; encoded by the coding sequence ATGCCGCAGTGGCTCCGCCGACGCTTCGCCGACGCGTACGAGCGGATGCTCCGCCGACAGTTGGAGGTCGCGCCGACCCACGTCGCGATCATCCAGGACGGGAACCGACGCTACGCCCGCGAACACGGCGACGACGCTCCCGACGGCCACCGCGAGGGGGCGAAGACGACCGAACGCGTCCTCGAGTGGTGCGAGGACCTGGGAATCGAAGAACTCACGCTGTACGCCTTCTCGACCGAGAACTTCGACCGCCCCGACGAGGAACTCGCGCCCCTCTTCGACCTGCTGGAATCGAAGCTCTACGAGTTCGCCGACGCCGACCGCGTCCACGAGAACGGCGTCCGGATCGGCGCGATCGGCGACGTCGAGCGACTGCCCCAGCGGGTCCGCGACGCCGTCGCGTACGCGGAGTCGGAGACGGCCGAGTACGACTCGCTCCGGCTCAACATCGCCCTGGCGTACGGCGGCCGATCCGAACTGCTGGGCGCGGCCCGGGCGGTCGCTCGGGAGGTCGCCGACGGCGAACTGTCGCCCGAGGACGTCGACGCCGACGCCGTCGAGGACCGCCTCGCGGAGCACACGACCCGCGATGTCGACCTGATCATCCGGACCGGCGGCGACGAGCGAACGTCGAACTTCCTGCCGTGGCACGCCAACGGCAACGAGGCCGCCGTCTACTTCTGCGCCCCGTACTGGCCGGAGTTCTCGAAGGTCGATTTCCTCCGCGGCTTGCGCACCTACGAGGCCCGCGAGCAGTCCTGGCGGCAGTCCCGGACGGAACGGGCCGTCGGTATCCTCCGTGCGGTCGCCGAGACCGAACTCGCCGACGCGAAGACCGTCGCCGGGCGGTTGCGGACGCAACTCCCCACCGCGGGGGCTCGCGAAGTGTCCGCGGAACTTGAGCGCCAGCGCGGCGCAGAGGCTGGCGAGCGCATCGATTGA
- a CDS encoding DUF92 domain-containing protein, whose product MQPTLRRAGGFALVGTLAVAAPVLGRAAFAPFAAVAVAAAFGITDGPLFDLFARPADRREGRLNGLAGFALAAAGLAILATEIGLPLPLFVAAVLVLAYGNLGKRLVAETTDNPFLGTAGFGVGGSVAGVGGQAAVASLSGTPMLLQRFVFLAVAGTLVAALFREMLFERDDPLVMLSTGMLLWLFDALAVAVSTLDVVAGLAVTIALGIASYALGAASVAGMLSGVLLGLLVIVFGGVGWFAVLISFFGVGSLSTKYKYDEKTERGIAEENEGARGTGNVLGNAAVALVCVICFAASRSLPIDGVLFQYAFAGSMAAALSDTLSSEIGGLYDDPRLITTFETVPPGTDGGVTWQGEVFGLLGATVVGVVALALLPGVTPLGAAVVALGGFLGMNADSVLGATVEGARFGNEAVNFAATLVGAVVSALAVLALL is encoded by the coding sequence GTGCAACCGACGCTCCGGCGGGCGGGCGGATTCGCCCTGGTGGGGACCCTGGCGGTGGCCGCCCCAGTGCTGGGACGGGCCGCGTTCGCGCCCTTCGCCGCGGTCGCGGTCGCCGCCGCGTTCGGGATCACTGACGGCCCGCTGTTCGACCTGTTCGCCCGACCGGCGGACAGGCGCGAGGGCCGACTGAACGGTCTCGCCGGGTTCGCGCTGGCGGCCGCCGGGCTCGCGATCCTCGCGACCGAGATCGGCCTCCCGCTTCCGCTCTTCGTCGCCGCCGTCCTGGTGCTCGCCTACGGGAACCTGGGCAAGCGGCTCGTCGCCGAGACGACCGACAACCCGTTCCTCGGGACGGCCGGGTTCGGCGTCGGCGGGAGCGTGGCGGGCGTCGGCGGACAGGCCGCGGTCGCCTCGCTGTCGGGGACGCCGATGCTCCTCCAGCGCTTCGTGTTTCTGGCAGTCGCGGGAACGCTCGTCGCGGCGCTGTTCAGGGAGATGCTCTTCGAGCGCGACGACCCGCTGGTGATGCTCTCGACCGGGATGTTGCTCTGGCTGTTCGACGCCCTCGCCGTCGCGGTCAGCACGCTCGACGTGGTCGCGGGACTCGCGGTCACGATCGCGCTCGGGATCGCTTCCTACGCGCTCGGCGCGGCCTCTGTCGCGGGAATGCTCTCGGGCGTCCTCCTCGGCCTGCTCGTCATCGTCTTCGGCGGCGTCGGCTGGTTCGCCGTGCTCATCAGCTTCTTCGGCGTCGGCTCGCTCTCGACGAAGTACAAGTACGACGAGAAGACCGAACGCGGGATCGCCGAGGAGAACGAGGGCGCCCGCGGAACGGGGAACGTGCTCGGGAACGCCGCCGTCGCGCTCGTCTGCGTCATCTGCTTCGCCGCCAGCCGGTCGCTTCCTATCGACGGGGTGCTGTTTCAGTACGCCTTCGCCGGGTCGATGGCCGCCGCGCTGAGCGACACGCTCTCCTCAGAAATCGGCGGCCTGTACGACGACCCCCGACTCATCACGACGTTCGAGACCGTGCCGCCGGGAACCGACGGCGGGGTCACCTGGCAGGGCGAGGTGTTCGGGCTGCTCGGTGCGACAGTCGTCGGCGTCGTCGCGCTCGCGCTCCTGCCCGGCGTCACGCCGCTCGGCGCGGCCGTCGTCGCGCTCGGCGGGTTCCTCGGGATGAACGCCGACAGCGTCCTGGGCGCGACCGTCGAAGGGGCGCGGTTCGGCAACGAGGCGGTCAACTTCGCCGCGACGCTCGTCGGGGCGGTCGTCAGCGCCCTCGCCGTGCTCGCACTGTTGTGA